Proteins from a single region of Chryseobacterium sp. W4I1:
- a CDS encoding L,D-transpeptidase produces MKNISVKKSFLYAFLCAAFLVSCKKEIEKINDTFKDTVSSSQGSEIEKDSIKKDPVVKKESVPPAMQETGFYNALVLPKDKKMRDSIYAEFSKKYNEKERYAILALNRLDSKNKWNSDTLVVPAKIDTTLMSYSPFPMQLDILSGVKKFVIFSYPIQAYGVYSNGSLVKWGPTSMGKKAAQTTRGLTFANWKKKLSISTVSTEWKLPYNFNIHNTGGIGWHQYDLPGYPASHSCLRLLMKDAQWLYSYADTWILNPGGATTKAKGTPVMVFGDYNWGGRKPWRKLLEDPNANNISVEEMTKLLEPNISKMLKEQDNRDKVSDSIKAAKAMAVPAQNEKPEEASAN; encoded by the coding sequence ATGAAAAACATATCTGTGAAAAAATCCTTTTTATATGCATTTCTCTGTGCTGCATTCCTGGTTTCATGTAAAAAAGAAATTGAAAAAATAAACGATACTTTTAAAGATACGGTATCCTCTTCACAAGGTTCCGAAATTGAAAAAGATTCCATTAAGAAAGATCCGGTAGTAAAAAAAGAATCCGTACCGCCAGCAATGCAGGAAACAGGTTTTTATAACGCGCTTGTACTTCCCAAGGATAAAAAAATGAGGGATTCTATTTATGCAGAATTCAGCAAAAAATACAATGAAAAAGAAAGATATGCAATTCTGGCACTGAACAGGCTTGATTCTAAAAATAAATGGAATTCCGACACATTGGTCGTTCCTGCAAAAATAGATACCACCTTAATGTCTTATTCACCTTTTCCGATGCAACTGGATATATTGAGCGGTGTGAAAAAGTTTGTCATTTTTTCTTATCCTATACAGGCTTACGGAGTTTATTCCAATGGTAGCCTTGTAAAATGGGGCCCAACGAGTATGGGAAAGAAGGCTGCTCAGACCACAAGAGGACTTACCTTCGCCAACTGGAAGAAGAAACTGTCAATCTCTACGGTCAGCACAGAATGGAAGCTACCCTATAATTTTAATATCCATAATACTGGAGGAATAGGATGGCACCAGTATGATCTTCCGGGTTATCCGGCGTCTCATTCCTGTCTTCGTCTGCTAATGAAAGATGCCCAGTGGCTGTATTCTTATGCAGATACCTGGATACTGAATCCGGGAGGAGCTACTACAAAAGCAAAAGGGACACCTGTAATGGTATTCGGTGATTATAATTGGGGCGGAAGAAAACCATGGAGAAAACTTCTGGAAGACCCGAATGCCAATAATATTTCAGTCGAAGAAATGACTAAGCTCTTAGAACCTAACATTTCAAAAATGCTGAAAGAACAGGATAACCGGGATAAAGTATCTGATTCCATCAAGGCTGCTAAAGCAATGGCGGTTCCGGCTCAGAATGAAAAACCGGAAGAAGCTTCTGCTAATTAG
- a CDS encoding PDZ domain-containing protein, producing the protein MKLKFFLLALFFSIFIDAQNNFELVNVKKAVIPFKLINNLIFIPINVNGAELTFMLDTGVAETILFSLDNKEIKLENIEKIKFSGLGGNLSIDGLKSDRNIAKIGDHIINSSMLLYIILDEEFNISPHIGIPVNGVIGYHFFKNHPIVIDYTAKKITVYEDSALLKKKIRKFTELPLSVEKDKPYLNADVEMTNEKKESKLLIDLGNSDAIWLFPTLIKDFVYNRPNIDDYLGRGFNGDIYGKRSRIHNFYLDNFKFEMPLTAMPDEYSIQHVNLVKDRKGSVGAEIMRRFSVIFDYAGGKLYLKKNRNFDDPFHFNMSGIDFKQDGLEWKEDRVKIEPKKTSEAGNEVSVINNFQYKFILKPIFSIAGIRKDSPAFKAGLKKDDRVIAINGSQTSDMTMEKINELMKSEEGRNINMVVKRKNQDLTFTFVLEDPIPYQE; encoded by the coding sequence ATGAAACTTAAGTTTTTTTTACTGGCATTATTCTTTAGCATTTTTATAGATGCACAGAACAATTTTGAGCTTGTCAATGTAAAAAAAGCAGTCATTCCATTTAAGCTTATTAACAATCTTATTTTTATTCCGATCAATGTCAATGGTGCAGAGCTTACCTTTATGCTTGATACCGGAGTTGCCGAAACCATACTTTTCAGTTTGGACAATAAGGAGATTAAACTGGAAAATATTGAAAAGATAAAATTTTCCGGCCTCGGTGGAAATCTAAGTATTGACGGTCTTAAATCTGACCGTAATATAGCCAAAATAGGTGATCACATTATTAATTCTTCTATGCTTCTGTATATTATCTTAGATGAAGAATTTAATATTTCGCCGCATATAGGAATCCCAGTCAATGGAGTTATAGGGTATCATTTTTTTAAGAACCACCCTATCGTAATAGACTATACCGCAAAAAAGATAACCGTTTATGAGGATTCTGCCTTACTTAAAAAGAAAATCAGAAAATTTACTGAGCTTCCCTTGTCTGTAGAAAAAGATAAACCTTATCTCAATGCAGATGTAGAAATGACCAACGAAAAGAAAGAGTCCAAACTGCTGATAGATCTCGGCAACAGTGATGCTATATGGCTTTTCCCTACTCTCATCAAAGATTTTGTCTACAACAGACCTAATATTGATGATTACCTGGGCAGAGGATTCAACGGTGATATTTATGGTAAAAGAAGCAGGATCCATAATTTCTATCTCGACAATTTCAAATTTGAGATGCCCCTTACCGCAATGCCTGATGAATATTCTATCCAGCACGTAAATCTTGTAAAAGACAGAAAAGGATCTGTAGGTGCAGAAATAATGCGCCGTTTTTCAGTGATTTTCGATTATGCAGGAGGAAAGTTATATCTGAAAAAAAACAGAAATTTTGATGATCCTTTTCATTTCAATATGAGCGGAATAGATTTTAAACAGGACGGTCTAGAATGGAAGGAAGACCGGGTCAAGATCGAACCTAAAAAAACCTCCGAAGCAGGTAATGAAGTTTCAGTGATCAATAATTTCCAATATAAATTTATATTAAAACCCATATTTTCCATAGCTGGCATAAGAAAAGATTCTCCTGCTTTTAAGGCCGGATTGAAAAAAGATGACCGTGTAATCGCGATCAACGGAAGCCAGACTTCTGATATGACCATGGAAAAAATCAATGAGCTGATGAAATCTGAGGAAGGCAGGAATATTAACATGGTTGTTAAAAGAAAAAATCAGGATCTAACCTTTACCTTTGTATTAGAAGATCCAATCCCATATCAAGAATAA
- a CDS encoding alpha/beta hydrolase, which produces MNLDYLVREPEHITPNTPVIFMLHGYGSNEQDLFSFRETLPADWLIVSFRAPKDTQFEGYSWFDIDVNNAENFIDIPQAKESLNAVLENILKIINHYGLTESRAHLCGFSQGGILCYALALKYPDMFSYVACLSTYPEEKLLDGIVKDKKKLEKLRFFVSHGTDDAVIPMEWGRKAADLLYDLSCYFTFREYMSGHGVNQKNYMDLMEFFSKSS; this is translated from the coding sequence ATGAATTTAGATTATCTAGTAAGAGAACCGGAACATATTACCCCAAATACTCCTGTTATTTTTATGCTTCACGGCTATGGAAGCAATGAGCAGGATCTTTTCAGTTTCAGGGAAACCCTTCCCGCCGATTGGCTTATCGTAAGTTTCAGAGCACCAAAAGATACCCAGTTTGAAGGGTATTCGTGGTTTGACATTGACGTCAATAATGCCGAAAATTTCATCGATATTCCCCAGGCTAAAGAATCTCTGAACGCAGTACTGGAAAATATATTAAAAATTATCAATCATTATGGGCTTACTGAAAGTAGGGCTCACTTGTGTGGCTTCAGCCAGGGTGGGATATTGTGCTACGCTTTAGCTTTAAAATATCCGGATATGTTTAGTTATGTTGCCTGCCTGAGCACCTATCCTGAGGAAAAACTTCTTGACGGTATTGTGAAAGACAAAAAGAAACTGGAAAAGCTCCGCTTTTTTGTATCACATGGAACAGATGATGCTGTAATTCCTATGGAATGGGGAAGAAAAGCGGCAGATCTGCTTTATGATTTAAGTTGTTATTTTACTTTCAGAGAATATATGAGCGGTCATGGAGTGAATCAGAAAAACTATATGGATCTGATGGAGTTCTTCTCTAAATCATCTTAA
- a CDS encoding response regulator, with the protein MENKKINIIIVDDHPIVIEGLKMMLSSQLGFTVSQSFTSGSEIIDFIKSHQVDIILLDITLPDANGIELCREIKKISPATSVIMFSNRSERSIIMQSIQNGASGYLLKNTSIDELVVCIQGAYSGNIVFCNETGKILSKPSQNDLPVPRLTKREKQILQMLAEGKTSIMIADELFLSPLTVDTHRKNLLQKFQAKNSIELIKLAAQHHMIEGNT; encoded by the coding sequence ATGGAGAATAAGAAAATAAATATAATCATTGTAGACGATCATCCCATCGTTATAGAGGGGTTAAAAATGATGCTCAGCAGCCAGCTTGGGTTCACCGTTTCCCAAAGTTTCACCTCCGGTTCAGAGATCATAGATTTTATCAAAAGCCATCAAGTAGATATTATTCTTTTGGATATTACTTTGCCTGATGCCAATGGTATAGAGCTTTGCAGGGAAATTAAAAAAATTTCACCGGCAACCTCAGTGATTATGTTCAGCAACCGCTCTGAAAGAAGTATTATCATGCAGTCCATACAGAATGGTGCCAGCGGCTACCTTCTTAAAAACACTTCCATAGATGAATTGGTGGTATGTATTCAGGGTGCTTATTCCGGGAATATTGTCTTCTGCAATGAAACCGGGAAAATTCTCAGCAAACCTTCTCAGAATGATTTGCCGGTTCCCAGGCTGACAAAAAGGGAAAAACAGATTCTTCAAATGCTGGCAGAAGGAAAAACCAGCATTATGATTGCGGATGAACTTTTTCTAAGCCCGCTTACCGTAGATACACATCGCAAAAATTTGCTACAGAAATTCCAGGCAAAAAACTCTATCGAACTTATTAAACTTGCTGCTCAGCATCATATGATAGAAGGTAATACGTAA
- a CDS encoding ATP-binding protein, with translation MKRLLILLSLLMSFTLQAQVIPLDEKTYVDSLQNITKTTAANTSKATAFFLLSNYYRNSDSLLSKKYLESGKTFIKNDAFLKAKYDYYEGQYSLDRNKEKAARSYQKAIKTLSKLKTKESDFYQSLAWYSYAITQKDKEGYPFLVKTIVEKCIPLIKKYGSSRNLGFSYTQLAIILTYNAQFEKAGNYNHKALEILEKAYPDSAELFYAYLNSASNFCYQAKGNEAKKFLDKAEKLIKPYPESSSNSPYYYAKTLYFITKQENSAALPVIEKGLYYTKKFNQNLQAQMFYFNKYDILKKLKRYSEAKEVLENVLAEKSLAIDLNNRKTFYKQLSALNEEMGNAQEALAWEQRYSKLNDSLNTENVKLEINKIEAKFNAAEKERKIAALNAEKNQKDLEVNKKNSYLWGLSLILLLVLILLIFLFILFRKNKKISEQKINDIKQKEELSLTRAILDGEERERERIARDLHDGLGGMLAGLKINFSTWSSQHLHPEKDKEFYTILGQLDHSVSELRHIARNLMPESLLNFGLETALNDLCEFYTRKDLDIDFQAINIKKNLPLNIQLNLYRIVQELLANAIKHAEASSILLQCSQSDEAFMITIEDNGKGFDKNIVQTTKGMGLHNLKNRISYLKGKMEISSDMQGTTITIEFNIDGE, from the coding sequence ATGAAGAGATTACTTATTCTATTAAGCCTACTAATGTCTTTTACTTTACAGGCACAGGTTATCCCTCTTGATGAAAAAACTTATGTAGACAGCTTACAGAATATTACAAAAACTACGGCAGCAAATACTTCAAAAGCAACAGCATTTTTTCTTCTATCAAATTATTACAGAAATAGTGATTCTCTTTTAAGTAAAAAATACTTGGAAAGCGGCAAAACATTCATTAAAAATGATGCCTTTCTTAAAGCTAAATATGATTATTACGAAGGCCAGTACAGCCTTGACCGAAATAAAGAAAAAGCTGCCCGCTCCTATCAAAAGGCTATTAAAACATTATCAAAGTTAAAAACCAAGGAATCTGATTTCTACCAGTCGTTAGCATGGTACAGTTATGCAATTACACAAAAAGATAAGGAAGGATATCCTTTTTTAGTAAAAACCATCGTTGAAAAATGCATTCCACTGATCAAAAAATATGGAAGCAGCAGAAATCTGGGATTTTCATATACTCAGCTGGCGATTATTCTTACCTATAATGCTCAGTTTGAAAAGGCTGGAAACTACAATCATAAAGCTTTGGAAATTCTTGAAAAAGCTTATCCGGATTCCGCTGAATTATTTTATGCCTATCTGAATTCCGCCAGCAATTTCTGCTATCAGGCAAAAGGAAATGAAGCCAAAAAATTTCTGGATAAAGCTGAAAAATTGATTAAGCCTTATCCTGAATCTTCATCCAACTCACCTTATTATTACGCGAAAACACTTTATTTTATTACCAAACAGGAAAACTCAGCGGCATTACCTGTTATTGAAAAAGGACTTTATTATACAAAAAAATTCAATCAGAACCTCCAGGCACAAATGTTCTATTTCAACAAGTATGATATTTTAAAGAAACTCAAAAGATACAGTGAAGCTAAGGAGGTTCTGGAAAACGTTTTAGCAGAAAAATCACTGGCTATCGACCTTAATAATAGAAAAACATTTTATAAACAGCTTTCTGCACTGAACGAAGAAATGGGAAATGCGCAGGAAGCTTTGGCGTGGGAACAAAGGTATTCCAAGCTTAATGACAGCCTGAACACTGAAAATGTAAAACTTGAGATCAACAAAATTGAGGCGAAGTTCAATGCTGCTGAAAAAGAAAGAAAAATAGCAGCCTTAAATGCTGAAAAGAACCAGAAAGATTTAGAGGTGAATAAGAAAAACTCGTATTTGTGGGGCCTTAGCCTTATTTTACTATTGGTTTTAATTCTTTTAATCTTCCTTTTTATCCTGTTTAGAAAAAATAAAAAAATCTCCGAACAAAAAATAAATGATATTAAACAAAAGGAAGAGCTGTCTCTTACCCGAGCAATTCTTGATGGTGAAGAAAGAGAAAGGGAACGCATTGCAAGAGACCTCCACGATGGTTTGGGCGGAATGCTTGCCGGACTTAAAATCAATTTTTCCACATGGTCTTCCCAACATTTACATCCTGAAAAAGATAAAGAGTTTTATACTATTTTGGGACAGCTGGATCATTCCGTGAGTGAGCTACGTCACATAGCAAGAAATTTAATGCCTGAATCTCTTCTCAATTTCGGCTTGGAGACAGCTTTAAATGATCTTTGTGAGTTTTATACCAGGAAAGATTTGGACATTGACTTTCAAGCCATTAATATTAAAAAAAATCTACCTTTAAACATTCAGCTTAATTTGTACAGAATTGTACAGGAGTTATTAGCGAATGCCATAAAACATGCTGAAGCCAGCAGTATTTTGCTCCAATGCTCCCAGTCCGATGAGGCTTTTATGATTACCATTGAAGACAACGGAAAGGGATTTGATAAAAATATTGTGCAGACTACCAAAGGTATGGGACTGCACAACTTAAAAAACAGGATCAGCTATCTTAAAGGGAAAATGGAGATCAGTTCTGATATGCAGGGTACAACTATTACTATTGAATTTAATATTGATGGAGAATAA
- the tyrS gene encoding tyrosine--tRNA ligase: protein MNSFIEELKWRGLFADMMPGTDEQLNKEVTTAYIGFDPTADSLHIGSLIQIKILAHFQQHGHKPIALVGGATGMIGDPSGKSAERNLLDEATLLHYVDCLKNQLSRFLDFEGAGPNKAELVNNYDWMKNISFLDFAKNVGKNITVNYMMAKDSVKKRFSGESGADGMSFTEFTYQLIQGYDFLHLYQNNNVKLQMGGSDQWGNITTGTELIRRKAQGEAFALTVPLITKADGSKFGKSESGENYWLDKKKTSPYKFYQFWLNATDDDAERFIKFYTFIAKEEIEALIAEHKTAPHERKLQKRLAEEVTVWVHGREEYEKALKASEILFGRSTAEDLVSLDEEIFLEVFDGVPQKEIAKADVLGVNIIDLLSEKSGFLKSKSEAQREIKGNAISVNKEKVNDTYTANESDLIDGKFLLLQKGKKSYFIVKVI, encoded by the coding sequence ATGAATTCCTTTATAGAAGAACTAAAATGGCGTGGTCTTTTTGCCGATATGATGCCAGGAACCGATGAACAACTGAATAAAGAGGTAACTACTGCATATATTGGTTTCGACCCGACTGCTGATTCTTTGCATATCGGAAGTCTTATCCAGATCAAGATTTTAGCACATTTCCAACAACACGGTCATAAGCCGATTGCCTTGGTGGGAGGTGCTACAGGAATGATTGGAGATCCTTCAGGGAAATCTGCAGAAAGGAACCTGCTGGATGAAGCTACTCTTCTTCACTATGTAGACTGTTTAAAGAATCAGCTTTCAAGATTTTTGGATTTTGAAGGTGCAGGTCCCAATAAAGCAGAACTGGTGAATAATTATGACTGGATGAAGAATATCTCTTTCCTTGATTTTGCTAAAAATGTCGGAAAGAATATCACAGTAAATTATATGATGGCGAAAGACTCTGTAAAGAAAAGGTTTTCGGGAGAAAGCGGTGCAGATGGAATGAGTTTCACAGAATTTACATACCAGCTGATCCAGGGATATGATTTCCTTCATTTATATCAGAATAATAATGTGAAGCTTCAAATGGGAGGTTCAGATCAGTGGGGAAATATCACTACAGGTACCGAACTGATCCGAAGAAAGGCACAAGGAGAAGCATTTGCATTAACGGTTCCTTTGATCACCAAAGCTGACGGTTCAAAATTCGGAAAGTCTGAAAGCGGTGAAAATTACTGGCTTGACAAAAAGAAAACCTCACCCTATAAATTCTATCAGTTCTGGCTGAATGCTACGGATGATGATGCAGAAAGATTTATTAAATTTTATACTTTCATAGCAAAAGAAGAAATTGAAGCTTTGATCGCAGAGCATAAAACAGCTCCTCACGAAAGAAAACTTCAGAAGAGACTTGCCGAAGAAGTAACGGTTTGGGTACATGGCAGAGAAGAATATGAAAAGGCTTTAAAGGCTTCAGAAATTCTTTTCGGACGTTCTACAGCAGAGGATCTGGTAAGTCTTGACGAGGAGATTTTCCTTGAAGTTTTTGATGGTGTTCCTCAGAAAGAGATAGCAAAAGCTGACGTTTTGGGAGTGAACATTATTGATCTTCTGTCTGAAAAATCAGGTTTCCTGAAATCTAAAAGTGAAGCACAAAGAGAAATTAAAGGCAATGCAATTTCCGTAAATAAGGAAAAAGTAAACGATACTTATACCGCTAATGAAAGCGATCTTATTGACGGGAAATTCCTGCTGCTTCAAAAGGGTAAGAAAAGTTACTTTATTGTAAAGGTTATTTAA
- a CDS encoding RNA polymerase sigma factor, translated as MNDEQLFLLIQKAKEKDQKAQTKLINVFWVDVFSFVMKKVKDENDADEITVNVFSKVLSKLDMYDPHFQFKTWILTIAQNTVIDFWRKRSRENQDPTENLDEVKNQFAKSPEELMISNEEQKKIIKTIESLDANYQDIIKLRFFEEKSIKEIAEELGISIANTKVRVMRAKKVLAELLKNNEFDDN; from the coding sequence ATGAACGACGAACAGCTATTCCTGCTTATTCAAAAGGCAAAAGAAAAAGATCAGAAAGCCCAGACCAAACTCATTAATGTTTTTTGGGTGGATGTTTTCTCATTTGTCATGAAGAAAGTAAAGGATGAAAATGATGCAGATGAAATTACGGTGAATGTCTTTTCAAAAGTACTGTCCAAACTGGATATGTACGATCCCCATTTCCAGTTTAAAACCTGGATACTTACTATTGCCCAAAACACGGTTATTGATTTCTGGAGAAAAAGAAGCCGTGAAAACCAGGATCCTACCGAAAATCTTGATGAAGTTAAAAACCAGTTTGCAAAATCCCCTGAAGAACTGATGATTTCTAATGAAGAGCAGAAAAAGATCATCAAAACCATTGAATCGCTGGATGCCAATTATCAGGATATTATCAAACTAAGATTTTTTGAAGAAAAAAGCATTAAAGAAATTGCTGAAGAACTGGGTATTTCAATTGCCAATACCAAAGTAAGGGTCATGCGGGCCAAAAAAGTCCTTGCAGAACTGCTGAAAAACAATGAGTTTGATGATAATTAG